Proteins from a genomic interval of Debaryomyces hansenii CBS767 chromosome E complete sequence:
- a CDS encoding DEHA2E09636p (similar to uniprot|P17890 Saccharomyces cerevisiae YNL151C RPC31 RNA polymerase III subunit C31): MDKLEPVVNGRGCILLQYIHQTMSFRTRNSNRVLLPFGLDYSDISSADHTTEQPQLVLPVNGPLTPNEEAAAKQSIAFSSLMLDGPFYTGSTLNTSKEQATTTGPDGIERYSDKYKKIKKIGRTIEEHPYQLEFYPDELYSVMGISNKQKKKLLSLSTFKADGGLKQYAARESEPDSAQSMLEKLKDMAEDLDSNNTNNATKEDENEEIEEEMDDDFEEDDDDDYNAEKYFDDGDDDVADDGDDEAAF; the protein is encoded by the coding sequence ATGGACAAATTAGAGCCAGTGGTTAACGGTAGAGGTTGTATATTGTTACAATACATTCACCAAACAATGTCGTTTAGAACAAGAAACTCTAATCGGGTTTTGCTTCCGTTCGGTTTAGATTACAGTGATATATCATCTGCAGACCATACCACAGAGCAGCCTCAATTGGTTTTACCAGTCAACGGGCCATTAACGCCAAACGAAGAAGCAGCTGCCAAACAATCTATTGCATTTTCTAGTCTCATGTTGGATGGTCCGTTTTATACGGGATCCACGTTGAATACAAGTAAAGAGCAGGCTACGACCACGGGGCCGGATGGGATTGAAAGATATTcagataaatataaaaagaTTAAAAAGATAGGAAGAACCATTGAAGAGCACCCGTATCAGTTAGAATTTTACCCAGATGAACTCTATTCCGTTATGGGGATATCGAATAAGCAGAAAAAGAAGTTATTGTCCTTATCTACGTTCAAAGCAGACGGTGGGTTGAAGCAATACGCGGCACGAGAATCAGAACCTGATAGCGCACAATCCATGTTGGAGAAGCTTAAAGATATGGCAGAGGATTTAGATTCCAATAACACAAATAATGCTACAAAGGAAgacgaaaatgaagaaatagaagaagaaatggatGATGACTTTGAAGAggatgacgatgatgattatAATGCCGAAAAGTATTTCGACGATGGAGATGATGATGTTGCCGACGATGGAGACGATGAGGCAGCATTTTAA
- a CDS encoding DEHA2E09592p (weakly similar to uniprot|Q12218 Saccharomyces cerevisiae YOR009W TIR4 Cell wall mannoprotein of the Srp1p/Tip1p family of serine-alanine-rich proteins), whose protein sequence is MLVGCILPLALLAAAGVEAAETTTTLQSTITITKTLYSPEESSSMSAASEASVSEASVASVSSASSASAASAASASKASEVSAASKASAASVASSASEASAASVASYAFEAKAASAASKASAASAASDASIASAASKASAASAASDASVASEASVASVASKASVASDASVASVASVASVSSASAAAAAKLTSVAPAPTAEFNVLKGNAIAGEFRVVNQTTTSAPPSSTYVAPNTGYNATVIGSHSKNTTAIGGHHSKNTTVAGGKRSSTSSPVRSSTKASSGSSSSSSQAGAVVNFGDASKGVALGFIGVVAAALL, encoded by the coding sequence ATGTTAGTTGGATGTATTTTACCATTGGCCTTATTGGCTGCCGCCGGTGTTGAAGCTGCTGAAACCACTACCACCTTGCAGCTGACCATTACTATCACCAAAACTTTATATTCCCCAGAAGAATCCTCTTCGATGTCTGCTGCTTCTGAAGCTTCTGTTTCCGAGGCTTCTGTTGCTTCTGTTTCGTCCGCTTCATCTGCTAGTGCAGCTTCTGCCGCTTCTGCTTCTAAAGCTTCTGAAGTTAGTGCTGCTTCTAAAGCTTCTGCCGCTTCTGTTGCCTCGTCTGCTTCTGAAGCCAGTGCTGCTTCTGTTGCCTCTTATGCTTTTGAAGCCAAGGCTGCCTCTGCTGCCTCCAAGGCATCTGCCGCTAGTGCTGCTTCTGATGCCTCTATTGCTTCTGCTGCCTCCAAGGCATCTGCCGCTAGTGCCGCTTCTGATGCTTCTGTAGCTTCTGAGGCTTCTGTTGCCTCTGTCGCTTCTAAGGCCTCTGTTGCTTCTGATGCCTCTGTCGCTTCTGTTGCTTCTGTTgcttctgtttcttctgCTAGTGCCGCTGCTGCTGCGAAGTTAACTTCTGTCGCCCCAGCTCCTACAGCAGAATTCAATGTTTTGAAAGGTAACGCTATTGCTGGTGAATTCAGAGTTGTGAACCAAACAACAACCAGTGCACCACCATCTTCTACTTATGTCGCTCCTAATACCGGTTACAATGCTACTGTTATTGGTTCTCATAGCAAGAACACTACCGCCATTGGTGGTCATCACAGCAAAAATACAACTGTTGCTGGAGGAAAGCGTTCATCGACCTCGTCGCCTGTCAGATCCTCAACAAAGGCTTCATCTGGTTCGTCGAGTTCATCCTCTCAAGCTGGTGCCGTTGTTAACTTTGGCGATGCAAGCAAGGGTGTTGCTTTAGGTTTCATTGGTGTTGTAGCTGCTGCGCTcttataa
- a CDS encoding DEHA2E09702p (similar to ca|CA2543|IPF16925 Candida albicans IPF16925 unknown function) codes for MSDINVYITSDLTSSERRISPQWDIQYLKKKLELITGIAPKDQTIQHYAIPSSNEFIVISDANKYSAAEDSTSHVSDYNVLPFSRLHIHDNNPDSQLNQLQGDDATEEFKLSEEEYAKRTDSVLHWKSTNKLGRFDPEYELQKARQLEENLKISSSLHVGDRCRIINIEGERRGAIKYVGKIMLLDEGENVWVGIEFDEPVGKNNGSISGTKIFECRENHGSFVKPKQVEVGDFPELDPFASDDDDDEI; via the coding sequence ATGAGCGATATAAACGTATACATCACCTCAGACTTAACATCTTCCGAGAGGAGGATATCTCCTCAATGGGATATAcaatatttaaagaaaaaattggaGTTAATCACTGGAATTGCTCCTAAGGATCAAACCATACAACATTATGCTATACCTTCATCGAACGAGTTCATCGTGATTCTGGACGCTAATAAGTATTCTGCTGCAGAAGATAGCACTAGCCATGTTTCGGACTATAATGTTTTGCCGTTTAGTCGTCTTCACATTCATGATAACAACCCTGATTCTCAGTTAAATCAATTGCAAGGCGACGACGCTACAGAAGAATTTAAGCTTTCGGAGGAAGAATATGCTAAAAGAACCGACTCGGTGTTACATTGGAAATCGACAAATAAATTGGGTAGATTCGACCCGGAGTACGAGTTGCAAAAAGCAAGACAGCTTGAggaaaatttaaagatatCGTCTAGCTTGCACGTTGGGGATAGATGTcgtattataaatatcgAGGGAGAAAGAAGGGGAGCCATAAAATACGTCGGCAAGATAATGCTTTTGGACGAAGGAGAGAATGTATGGGTTGGAATCGAATTTGACGAGCCCGTGGGCAAGAATAACGGGCTGATTCTGGGAACCAAGATCTTCGAATGCAGAGAAAATCACGGGAGTTTTGTCAAACCTAAACAGGTTGAAGTCGGTGATTTCCCAGAGCTAGATCCATTCGCAAgtgacgatgacgatgacgaaATTTAG
- a CDS encoding DEHA2E09768p (highly similar to uniprot|P38696 Saccharomyces cerevisiae YHR129C ARP1 Actin-related protein of the dynactin complex) encodes MESETLYNQPVVIDNGSGNLKAGFAGEDKPKAYASAIIGRPKYQKIMAGSLISSGDDKTGEDTFIGDIAQQNRGLLRLSYPIEHGIVNNWDDMEKLWYHTYTQDLKTNAEEHPLLITEAPLNPRINRDKMCQILFESFNVPCIYVSIQAVLSLYASGRTTGVVIDSGDGVSHIVPVYEGFALPTSIKRMDIAGRDITENLSFNLRRMTGISLQSSSELEIVRLIKEKCCYISKDPTKDETLYSSSAYNHYLNTNSQNIKESDLFASYKLPDGHTIQLGAERFRSTEILFNPQLIGDESPGLHELASLAIAKTDLDLRPVLYQNLVLSGGNTLLKNFGDRLLVELKNQQSQQAGSYGIWNTSSNTNNYDTKMKIKIHAPPERKYSTWIGGSILAGLSTFKKMWVTASEYAEDPEIIHKKCM; translated from the coding sequence ATGGAGTCAGAAACACTCTATAATCAACCAGTTGTGATTGATAATGGATCGGGTAATTTGAAAGCAGGATTTGCAGGAGAAGATAAACCAAAAGCATATGCATCTGCTATAATAGGAAGGCCAAAGTATCAAAAGATCATGGCTGGCTCGTTGATATCCAGTGGTGATGATAAAACTGGAGAAGATACATTTATTGGGGACATCGCACAACAGAATAGAGGATTACTTAGACTATCATACCCCATTGAACATGGCATTGTCAATAATTGGGACGACATGGAAAAATTATGGTATCATACTTACACACAAGACTTGAAAACAAATGCTGAAGAGCATCCTCTATTGATAACAGAAGCACCATTGAACCCACGGATAAATAGAGATAAAATGTGTCAAATTTTATTCGAACTGTTCAATGTCCCATGCATATACGTTTCAATTCAAGCAGTTTTATCGTTGTATGCTTCGGGACGTACTACGGGGGTTGTCATTGATAGTGGAGACGGTGTGAGCCATATTGTTCCCGTGTATGAAGGGTTTGCGTTGCCCACGTCCATTAAGAGAATGGATATTGCAGGTAGAGATATCACCGAGAATTTGTCTTTTAACTTGAGAAGAATGACGGGTATTTCATTGCAGAGTAGCTCAGAATTGGAGATCGTACGATTGATCAAGGAGAAATGTTGTTACATCTCGAAAGATCCAACGAAGGATGAAACACtttattcttcatctgCCTACAATCATTACCTTAACACAAACTCCCAAAATATTAAGGAGtctgatttatttgcatcTTATAAACTTCCTGATGGTCATACTATTCAACTAGGTGCTGAAAGGTTTCGTTCTACTGAAATCCTTTTCAATCCTCAATTGATCGGTGACGAATCGCCTGGATTGCATGAATTGGCGTCGCTTGCTATAGCCAAAACGGATTTGGATTTGAGACCCGTATTGTACCAGAATTTAGTATTATCAGGTGGAAAtacattattgaaaaattttggGGATAGACTCTTAgtggaattgaaaaatcagCAGTCACAACAAGCTGGTAGTTATGGCATTTGGAATACCTCTTCAAATACTAATAACTACGACActaaaatgaaaataaaaatacatGCTCCCCCAGAAAGGAAGTATTCCACATGGATAGGAGGTTCTATTTTGGCTGGACTATCAACGTTCAAAAAAATGTGGGTTACTGCGCTGGAATATGCTGAAGATCCAGAAATAATCCACAAGAAGTGTATGTAG
- a CDS encoding DEHA2E09570p (weakly similar to uniprot|P22354 Saccharomyces cerevisiae YKR085C MRPL20 Mitochondrial ribosomal protein of the large subunit): MLRNNIRRYSIKNIPFEAQPKNKYNAQRSAFNLKPVPTQGLVHNPPASVPIARNTPKAFLPPNDPRLHKLEGKYKTYSADVLEDMPVIYGMAKEKDYSMTAETAREILKLRTEDPSKWTVSKLAKEFNVSKQSVNVVTMKNEKRGEEVISQLEVLQEKWTNNKLMSRNDRRKRVQMWLRNEY; the protein is encoded by the coding sequence ATGCTTAGAAACAACATTCGTCGTTATTCGATTAAAAATATACCATTTGAGGCACAACCTAAGAATAAGTATAATGCACAAAGATCAGCGTTTAACTTAAAGCCAGTGCCAACACAAGGATTAGTGCACAATCCACCAGCATCCGTTCCAATCGCCAGAAACACTCCTAAAGCATTTTTACCACCCAACGATCCAAGATTGCATAAACTCGAAGGGAAATACAAGACTTACAGTGCAGATGTATTGGAAGATATGCCAGTTATATATGGTATGGCCAAGGAAAAAGACTATAGCATGACAGCCGAAACTGCAAGagagattttgaaattgagaaCCGAAGACCCTAGCAAATGGACCGTATCCAAGTTAGCCAAAGAATTCAATGTGTCTAAACAATCGGTTAATGTAGTGACCATGAAGAATGAGAAAAGAGGTGAAGAAGTGATAAGTCAATTGGAAGTCTTACAGGAAAAGTGGACGAACAATAAGCTTATGAGCAGAAACGATAGAAGGAAGAGAGTGCAAATGTGGTTGAGAAACGAATATTAA
- a CDS encoding DEHA2E09724p (similar to uniprot|P53905 Saccharomyces cerevisiae YNL147W) — MDNPRQNNNNNNTNRRRNNNSSKPDGPKREAILDLNNYKDKQIRVKFIGGRQVIGVLKGFDQLMNLVLEDVKENIRDPEDDNVLTDKTRDIGFVVVRGPSLLTISPVDGSEIIDNPFANQEE, encoded by the exons ATGGATAAC CCAAGAcaaaataacaataataataatactaatagaagaagaaataataattcttcgaagCCAGATGGCCCTAAAAGAGAAGCCATTTTGGACTTGAACAATTACAAAGATAAGCAGATAAGAGTTAAGTTTATAGGCGGTAGACAGGTTATTGGAGTTTTAAAGGGATTTGACCAGTTGATGAATTTAGTGTTGGAAGATGTTAAGGAAAATATTAGAG ACCCAGAAGACGATAATGTTTTGACCGACAAGACTAGAGACATAGGCTTTGTGGTAGTAAGAGGCCCATCATTATTGACCATTTCTCCAGTCGATGGCAGTGAAATAATCGATAATCCTTTTGCCaaccaagaagaataa
- a CDS encoding DEHA2E09790p (weakly similar to uniprot|Q06580 Saccharomyces cerevisiae YPR188c MLC2 Regulatory light chain for the type II myosin) yields the protein MSALNTLSNNQKTQLRNAFTLIDGESRDSVITKQDLINLYKTLGIKVPTDKQLDSMLTVDGSSKKEEKSINFTQFSNIMAKELSQFEDRETIYNALKVFSDDKESKDLTIDVEALKEACCSVQLGEIGSGDHRLSRATFDKLVDGFVKEQVDGRKIFSASKWIDAYID from the coding sequence ATGCTGGCATTAAATACGCTTTCCAATAATCAGAAAACACAACTCAGAAATGCATTTACCTTAATAGATGGAGAATCAAGAGATTCAGTGATAACGAAACaagatttgattaatttatacAAGACGTTGGGAATAAAGGTACCAACCGATAAGCAGCTAGACTCGATGTTAACGGTAGATGGATCATCAAAAAAAGAGGAAAAGAGTATAAATTTCACCCAGTTTCTGAACATCATGGCTAAAGAATTGCTGCAGTTTGAAGACAGGGAAACCATATATAATGCGTTGAAAGTGTTTTCAGATGATAAAGAGAGTAAAGATCTTACGATTGACGTTGAAGCATTGAAAGAAGCGTGTTGTTCGGTCCAGTTAGGTGAAATTGGATCCGGTGACCACAGGCTCTCGAGGGCTACGTTTGATAAACTCGTAGATGGGTTTGTTAAGGAACAGGTGGATGGACGCAAAATTTTTCTGGCATCAAAATGGATAGATGCCTATATTGATTAA
- a CDS encoding DEHA2E09614p (similar to CA2547|IPF14911 Candida albicans IPF14911 unknown function) has product MSDPNISNIADDPLGPESADGTLVIIVCRAKHLPNRRKLDKQSPYVTLRIGTTAKKTSSHFRAGQTPEWTHEIRFELTRDRRPIMKLDVLDETKNDPTPIGTVDIDCSTVFANPNNEKDGKYIFDKWHDLTLNGRRAGMIYLEMTFYPSAPILPPKFTGPLYNEQDVDAFHHSVSSRKDLPPPPPKHPSQAHPHTVADDIFVTSESEKGSKRMPFFKNSDGSLGGRFSGSNGSGGDDVFEPAKDSNSSPPKKYKLKLMNKFKKFQNKEPITNIWQKGNGQGSPERGTSPISEYRVEDFGEVANEKKKEYYKLPEMPDKFKESDEEDFELRPPIPPPHLVNQQAKSELPPSTPPSSKNQSSNHPSRKPPQDLDDQSHIKPVSNTSIPFSADTIGLDEGEEDGCDGTLPTKVYFLDQQVKSLTFTGREDASKGHQINPDEIDPKYYAPTPNEHFGRAYQPRFSANGEQNGYLGDGKWNRDPKFSPSVFDRMPLIGDENFGFENKPHVPPKIPKGLTEQEYYVLEKEKYLKDVNGRRL; this is encoded by the coding sequence ATGTCAGATCCCAATATTTCCAATATAGCAGATGACCCGCTAGGTCCAGAAAGTGCAGATGGTACTCTTGTGATTATTGTTTGTCGTGCAAAACATTTACCAAATCGAAGAAAATTAGATAAACAGTCGCCATATGTTACTTTGAGAATAGGAACTACAGCGAAAAAGACGTCGTCACATTTCAGAGCAGGACAAACCCCAGAATGGACGCATGAAATTAGGTTTGAATTGACGAGAGATCGAAGGCCAATAATGAAGTTGGATGTATTGGATGAAACTAAGAATGACCCGACGCCGATTGGAACAGTTGATATAGATTGTTCGACGGTGTTTGCTAACCCGAATAACGAGAAGGATGggaaatatatttttgataaatggCATGATTTGACATTGAATGGAAGACGGGCCGGTATGATTTATTTAGAAATGACGTTTTACCCCAGTGCTCCCATATTACCTCCAAAATTCACAGGTCCATTATATAATGAACAGGATGTAGACGCATTCCACCATTCGGTAAGTTCCAGGAAGGATTTACCCCCACCACCACCTAAACATCCTTCGCAGGCACATCCTCATACGGTCGCAGACGATATATTTGTCACGTCAGAGTCTGAGAAAGGACTGAAACGGATGCcttttttcaagaattctGACGGTCTGTTGGGGGGCCGGTTTTCCGGCTCCAATGGATCTGGGGGTGACGACGTATTTGAGCCAGCAAAAGATTCGAATAGCAGCCCACCTAAAAAATACAAGCttaaattaatgaataaattcaaaaaattccaGAATAAGGAGCCCATTACGAATATATGGCAGAAAGGAAATGGTCAGGGAAGTCCAGAAAGAGGAACATCACCTATTAGCGAATACAGAGTGGAAGATTTTGGTGAAGTTGCAAATGAGAAAAAAAAGGAATACTACAAGTTGCCGGAAATGCCAGATAAGTTTAAGGAATCAGACGAggaagattttgaattaagGCCTCCAATACCGCCTCCGCATTTAGTAAATCAGCAAGCTAAATCAGAACTTCCACCATCGACCCCACCTAGTTCGAAGAATCAACTGAGCAACCACCCAAGTAGAAAACCTCCACAAGATTTGGATGATCAAAGTCATATAAAACCAGTATCAAATACCTCGATTCCATTTTCTGCTGATACAATAGGACTTGAtgaaggagaagaagatggTTGCGACGGAACTTTGCCTACTAAGGTTTACTTTTTAGACCAACAAGTGAAATCTTTGACTTTTACAGGGAGAGAAGATGCCCTGAAAGGTCATCAAATAAACCCAGATGAAATTGATCCCAAATATTATGCTCCTACTCCAAATGAGCATTTTGGAAGAGCCTATCAACCACGATTTTCGGCAAATGGAGAGCAAAATGGTTATTTGGGAGATGGAAAATGGAATAGAGATCCAAAATTTTCTCCATCGGTATTCGATAGAATGCCACTAATTGGcgatgaaaattttgggTTCGAAAATAAACCACATGTTCCGCCAAAAATACCGAAAGGCTTAACTgaacaagaatattatgTTTTGGAAAAGGAAAAGTACCTTAAGGATGTGAATGGAAGAAGGTTATAG
- a CDS encoding DEHA2E09746p (highly similar to uniprot|P18562 Saccharomyces cerevisiae YHR128W FUR1 Uracil phosphoribosyltransferase synthesizes UMP from uracil) yields the protein MSKCQEVSDNVILLPQTNQLRGLYSIIRDHSTKRGDFVFYSDRIIRLLVEEGLNLLPVEEATIQCYGNQTFKGAKFLGKICGVSIVRAGESMEMGLRDCCRSVRIGKILIQRDEETALPKLFYEKLPEDISERYVFLLDPMLATGGSAMMAVEVLLSRGVKMDRIFFLNLLAAPEGIKAFHDNYPDVKIITGGIDEKLDENKYIVPGLGDFGDRYYCI from the coding sequence ATGAGTAAGTGCCAAGAAGTTAGTGATAACGTTATATTACTCCCACAAACCAATCAACTTAGGGGGTTGTACTCAATTATTCGTGATCATTCGACAAAGAGAGGTGATTTTGTTTTCTATTCTGACAGAATCATTAGATTATTAGTGGAAGAAGGATTAAATTTACTACCAGTCGAAGAGGCTACTATACAATGCTATGGTAATCAAACATTTAAAGGTGCTAAGTTTTTGGGTAAGATCTGTGGTGTTAGTATTGTTCGTGCTGGTGAATCAATGGAGATGGGACTTAGAGATTGTTGTAGATCTGTAAGAATTGggaaaattttgattcagAGAGACGAGGAAACTGCTTTACCAAAATTGTTTTACGAAAAGTTACCAGAAGACATTAGTGAGCGTTACGTATTCTTATTGGACCCAATGTTGGCGACCGGAGGAAGTGCTATGATGGCAGTTGAAGTGCTATTAAGTAGAGGTGTGAAAATGGACAGaatcttctttttgaatttattggcTGCGCCAGAAGGTATCAAAGCATTCCACGACAACTATCCTGATGTCAAGATAATCACTGGtggaattgatgaaaagttGGACgaaaacaaatatatcGTTCCTGGTTTGGGTGATTTTGGTGATAGATACTACTGTATTTAA
- a CDS encoding DEHA2E09680p (similar to uniprot|P53903 Saccharomyces cerevisiae YNL149C Protein required for cell viability), whose amino-acid sequence MFEIIFQYIDHDSFYKYLRLLIIVGMYLMCRNIYSEYAKQSQVKRQIALDEKEKLEKPAKEERERAEKEEALEKDAASFGWGKKTRKNVKIQESILQQESEDLRQRYQSGYDAAEDHDIEDLLED is encoded by the coding sequence ATGTTCGAGATTATTTTCCAATACATAGATCATGACAGTTTCTACAAATATCTCCGTTTGTTAATCATTGTCGGGATGTATTTGATGTGCCGTAATATTTATTCCGAATATGCCAAACAAAGTCAAGTCAAGAGACAAATCGCACTCGACGAGAAGGAGAAGTTAGAAAAACCCGCCAAAGAGGAACGTGAAAGAGCTGAAAAAGAAGAGGCCTTGGAAAAAGATGCTGCTTCCTTCGGATGGGGTAAGAAGACCAGAAAGAACGTAAAGATCCAAGAATCCATATTACAACAAGAGTCTGAAGACTTGAGACAGAGATACCAATCAGGTTACGATGCTGCCGAAGATCACGACATCGAAGATCTTTTAGAGGATTAG
- a CDS encoding DEHA2E09658p (similar to uniprot|Q06506 Saccharomyces cerevisiae YPR137W RRP9 part of small (ribosomal) subunit (SSU) processosome (contains U3 snoRNA)), translated as MAGDSFLSDPSKKRRRSGKATSTTNKSKRSSRTSTPSASKEQDEEISGGSDSEDEQGNVSIGSGDEDVDRDNEEIESDEEFVDENAADKRRRLAKQYLDNLKSSTEMGGDFNDFDAQDLDDDILATRLQVDVAENKGYVYKFIGERVSSQIDEIKTVITRIGSKNLTGLSVRYPSLYTVSKDIEIIKWDISSDKKKPQRIKHTRGGSKYFKLFNNPSQNHHWDTINCVAASPDGKFIVTGGNDSRLIIWSTENLACLKVLETRSPVNSVSFRRGTDQLYAACADLRVRTYSINQFAQLEVLYGHQDNISDISALAKETCVSVGSRDKTALFWKISEESRLTFRGGDSTDRRAKKSYKKKQNKEEEPSDEQPFHAEGSIDVVSMVDESHFVTGSDNGNIALWSLAKKKALFTQRLAHGLQPEYAPSQASAEKSIDNASRQIPERQPYWITAIHAVPYSDLFVSGSFDGSLHVWRISQEGLRSFELIGKISNVKGCVVRIDSAEIGNNKVVIHALVSKEHRLGRWLEKIEGGRNSLVSFAFDI; from the coding sequence ATGGCAGGTGATCTGTTTTTGTCAGATCCTTCGAAGAAGAGAAGACGTTCGGGAAAAGCCACTAGTACTACAAATAAGTCGAAGAGATCAAGTCGAACAAGCACTCCATCAGCATCTAAAGAACaggatgaagaaatttctgGAGGCAGTGATTCGGAAGATGAACAAGGAAATGTTTCTATAGGATCAGGGGATGAAGATGTCGACCGGGATaacgaagaaattgaatcgGATGAGGAGTTTGTGGATGAGAATGCGGCCGATAAGAGAAGAAGGTTGGCTAAACAATATTTGGATAACTTGAAGAGTTCTACGGAAATGGGTGGCGATTTCAATGACTTCGATGCACAAGATttggatgatgatatattgGCGACACGTTTACAAGTAGATGTGGCGGAAAATAAGGGTTACGTGTATAAGTTTATTGGAGAGAGAGTTTCGTCGCAGATTGACGAGATTAAGACTGTCATTACCAGAATTGGATCCAAGAACTTAACGGGGTTATCGGTTAGATATCCGTCCTTGTACACAGTATCCaaggatattgaaataatcaagTGGGATATCTCGTCAGACAAAAAGAAACCCCAAAGAATAAAGCATACTAGAGGTGGGtctaaatatttcaaattattcaataatccaAGTCAGAATCACCACTGGGATACAATAAACTGTGTTGCGGCATCTCCTGATGGAAAGTTTATTGTTACTGGTGGAAATGATTCCCGTTTGATTATATGGTCTACGGAAAATCTTGCATGCTTGAAGGTATTAGAGACAAGATCCCCTGTAAATTCGGTAAGCTTTCGTCGTGGAACAGATCAATTATATGCTGCTTGTGCCGATTTAAGAGTCCGAACCTATTCTATAAACCAATTTGCCCAATTAGAAGTCTTGTACGGTCATCAAGATAACATATCTGATATTTCTGCATTAGCAAAAGAGACATGTGTATCAGTTGGATCCAGAGATAAAACAGCATTATTTTGGAAGATATCTGAAGAGTCGAGATTAACATTCCGTGGTGGTGATTCAACAGATAGAAGAGCAAAGAAATCCTataagaagaagcaaaataaggaagaagaaCCATCTGATGAGCAACCATTCCATGCAGAAGGTTCGATAGACGTTGTATCGATGGTTGATGAATCGCATTTCGTTACCGGTTCTGATAATGGAAACATTGCATTATGGTCGTTAGCTAAAAAGAAGGCCCTTTTCACCCAAAGATTAGCACATGGTTTACAACCAGAATATGCACCATCCCAAGCTAGTGCAGAGAAGTCAATCGATAATGCGTCCCGACAAATTCCAGAGAGACAACCATACTGGATTACCGCAATTCACGCAGTGCCATATAGTGATTTATTTGTAAGTGGGTCATTTGACGGAAGTTTGCACGTATGGAGAATTTCGCAAGAGGGTTTGAGATCATTCGAGTTAATTGGAAAAATCTCTAATGTGAAGGGTTGTGTTGTTAGAATAGACAGTGCAGAAATCGGTAACAACAAAGTGGTTATTCATGCTTTGGTAAGTAAAGAACATAGATTAGGGAGGTGGTTAGAAAAGATTGAAGGTGGTAGAAATTCATTAGTAAGTTTTGCATTCGAcatttaa